The sequence TACACCCTGCCACTCTCTACAACGGGACAATTTGACAATCTAAAAATTTCTGTACATAAAATCATTTTTTCCCCACTCTCCCCCCTCACAAACGTATCTCGCACCGCCGCAAATACGGCGAGTTCCGCAGCGCCTCTCGCCCCGCCTCGCCAATCTCGTTGTCCCTCACGTCCAGCGTGGTGAGGTTCTGGAGATAGGGCGACTGGGCCAACGCCTT is a genomic window of Thermogemmata fonticola containing:
- a CDS encoding leucine-rich repeat domain-containing protein is translated as MAQSPYLQNLTTLDVRDNEIGEAGREALRNSPYLRRCEIRL